In Anthocerotibacter panamensis C109, the sequence GGGCGATGACGAAGACCGTCCGACCCCGCATCAGGCGGTCGAGGGCAGCCTGAACTAAAGCCTCGGATTCAGCATCCAGGGCTGAGGTCGCCTCGTCGAGAATCAGGATCTTAGGATCCAGGAGCACAGCACGAGCGATGGCGATGCGCTGGCGCTGCCCCCCCGAAAGCGTCGCGCCCCGTTCTCCGACCCGCGTATCGTAGCCGAGGGGGAAGCTGGTGATGAAGTCGTGGGCATTGGCGATACGGGCGGCCTGCTCTACCGCTTCTAGGGAAATGTCCGAGCGCCCGTAGGCGATATTCTCCGCAATTGTCCCGGAGAAGAGCACCGTTTCCTGGGGGACAATCCCGACTTGGCGGCGCAGACTCGCCAGACTCACTGTGCGGATATCAATGCCGTCGATAAAGAGATGACCATCTTGGGGGTCCCAAAAACGATTTAACAGATTGACCATAGAGGACTTACCCCCGCCGGAGGGACCAACTAAAGCTAGAACCTGCCCCGGCTGGACCTCCAAATGGATGTCCTTGAGGACCGGGCGGTCGGTGTAGCCAAAGGTCACCCTATCTAGGCACACATGGCCCTTCACCGCAGGCAAGGGTGGAGCATTGGGCACTTCCTGGACCATCGGCCTGACGGCAAGCAGCCCAAAGAGCCGGTCCGCAGAAGATTCAGCTTGCTTGAGTTCGTTAAAGCAGGTCGTGATGTGCACGATTGGGTCAATCAACAGAGCAATTCCCGTCAGAAACCCCACAAACTGTGGCCCATCCAGCCTTCCGGTACTGATCTGCCAGCCTCCGACCCAGACCAGCAATAAGACCCCCAATGCCTGCAAAAAGCCCCCGACCGGGAACTGAACGGCCTTCACCTGCTCACTTCTCAGACGAGCCTTGCGGTTTGCTTCAGACTTGTGGGTGAACCGCTGCGCTTCATAGGTCTCTGCGGCAAAACCCTGGATCACCCGGATGCCCCCAAAGAGTTCGGTCAAAGTAGCCGATAAGTCTGAGGTCAGGTCCTGGCTCTCACGGGAGAGATCGCGCAGTTTCCCACCAAATTGGGCCAGGGTTAGGGCCAATAGGGGAGCCACCGTCAGGGTGAGCAGGGTCAGCGCCCAATTGAGGTAAATCAAGTAGCCTAGGACCGCGAGGATCGTGAGGACGCAAGGAATGAAGTCGCCAAAAAATTTGCGCACCGCATCAGAGAGTCGATCCACGTCTGCCGTCAGCGTATAGGCCAAGTCCCCAGCCCGAGTACGCATGAAAAAAGCCATATCCAGCGTCTGCACATAGGCAAAGACATGATTGCGCAGATCGGTGACCGCCTGGAGCGAAGCCTTCGCCATCAAGGTGTCCTGTCCATACTGGAAGAACCCCCGGACAATAAAAACAACAATCGTGATGAGCGTCAACTCGCGGATGGCATCAAAATTTCCTTCCCCGATAAATTTGGATAGCCGTTCTGCTAGGTGGGCTAATAAGGGCATAGTCGCCACAAATCCCAGCGTGCAGGTGAGGGCACCCGCTAAGACGTACCGTTGGGGCCAGATGAAAGGGGAGAGCCGTTCAAAATTTGATTGGGCCATTAGGTTATTTTAACGTGTATCTCCCGAAGTCCAGCACGGTACCCGATCCCGACACCTGACTGCCTCACCTCGGCCAATCTAGAGCAGATTGAGGGAGCGACGCAGCTCCGCGAGGGAGCGGTTATAGCTGATGATGGCCTGGAGTAGGTTCACTTGAGCTTGGGTGAGGGCGGTCTCAGCGGCGATGACGTCTGTTTGGGTGCCCACCCCGGCCCTGAAGCGCAACCGGGCCAAGCGCAAACTTTCTTCCGCCTGCCCCTGGGCTTTGCGGGCGGTAGTGATCTGCTGTTGTGAAGTCCTGAGGGTGAAGTATGAAGTTTCCACGCCAAGGCGGATTGTGTTTTTGGTGTCCTGGAACTGAGCCTGGGCAATCTGACTGGTGCGGTGGGCCTGTTCAGCACGGGCGTAGGCAGCCCCCCCGTCGTAGATACTCCAGGTGAGCTGGGCGCGGAAGGTGTAGCCATCGAAGAACCCAACGTTTCTAAAATTGAGGTCATTGAAGAGGAAATAGGAGGCTGAAAGAACCACCGAAGGTAGTTGAGAGCGGCGGTTGAAGTCAGCTTGAGCCTCCGATGAGCGCTGCTGAGCCTCAAATTGCTGGAGTTCGGTGCGGTCGTTGAGCGCGCGGAAAATGCTCTCATCCGCTTCTAGGTCCCAGGTTCCGCTTTGCACAACCTCTTCGACCTTCACATCCGTCGGGGTGAGGAAGTTGAGGAGGCTCGCCAGATTGCGTTGGGCTACGACGCTCTGGTTTTGGCTACCTAGTAATTGTTGCTGGGCATTAGCCACCTGGACTTCCGAGCGCAGCACGTCAAATTGGGTCCCGACCCCAGCCCGTAATTGGGCTTGGGCGTCTTTCAAACTCGCTTGGGCGTTGCGGACCGCAGATTCACCGATCTTGACGTTGCTGTTGGCCTGTTGTAGGTCGTAGTAGCGCTCAATTACGCTGAGTTTGACGGCTTGGAGCTGGGTCTGGAGGTTCAGTTCCTGGTTGCGCAGGCTCTCCTGGGACGATGTAACCTGGGCCTCATTGGCCCCAAAGCTGAAAACGGTCCAACTGGCGGAGAGATTTGGCTGGGCAGTAAGGGTGTCTACGCTCGAGAAAATCCCGCCCCCCCCCGCTCCCGTGGCTGCCTGGGAAAACTTACTATTAGCAGCCTGGTTAAAGGTGATGGGAAGCGCCAGACTAAAGGTGGGATAGAGTGCTGCTTCCGAAACTCGGAGTTGCGCTTTGGACTGCTCGATCTGGAGGCGGGCTGCCTGTAAGGTCGGACTGCGTTCTAGCGCAAGCTCAATGGCTTCGGGTAAAGAGAGGGTGCGGGTGGCTTGAATACCCACTTCTAGAGATTTCTGGGGTCTGGAGGGCGGCGTGGGATCGACAGGGGGGAGCGTAGTAGACGGGGTACTAAGCGCATCTGCCGAAGTAGAGACGGGCTGAGCTGGCGTCGTTGGGGCTGTCTGAGCAGGGCTAGCCGGGGGGAGAAGCCCCATAAGAACCAGTACTGGGATAGTCTTTTGAGCAATCGACACGGCCACACACTCCTTTCAAAACGTTTGCACAAGACAGGGGGGGGTCAGCGTAAAACGCGCGCTTCAAGGGGCGGGTAGAACCTGAAAAGAGTTGGCAATAGCGGTGATTTTTTCTTTGCGCGCAGCCCAAGTGTCATCGCTACAGCCGACGATGGCAGTATACAGGGAGCCTTTGTCTATGACTGCTGTGACCAGGGTATGGTTCGCCCGCCCTGCCGTAGCAATTACAATTTCGTAGGCGTAATAGACGCGGTTTTGCTTGTCTGTGCGTTGGGACTCCTTGCGGATTTCGACTACAGTTTTGGGCAACTGTACATCGTCCGCTCCAGAACGGGGGATGAGGGTTTTGCCAATCTGCTCCCCGAATTGTTTGCGCGGGAACTGAGATACGCTCTTGATATTTTCGCGGGGAACCTTGCCAGAAAAGACGGTCACCTGATAGGAGGAATCGGCGGGATCAGAAAGCTTAACGCCTGCATCCGGTCCAGGCTGGAAGGTCCAGTTATTAGGATAAAGAATGGCAAAGCGTCCATCGGAGTCGGTGAACTGCTCAAAACCCGCAGGCAAATTGGCCGACCGGGGAGCACAACCGGCTAGTGTCAGCATCAGCCCTAACCCAAACCACACAAAGCGATCCATACGCACGTTTTTGTCGCCGCGATACAGTTGTGATTCTACCAGCCCGCCCGACTGCCACTAACAAATTAATTCATTAGTAGGAGCATCTAGAGATCGCGTCGGTCTTCCAGGGCACGAGCGAGGGTCATCTCGTCAGCGTATTCGAGATCGCCCCCCATCGGCAGCCCCGAGGCGAGGCGAGTCACCCGAGTAAAGGGCTTGAGGAGCTTCCCGACATAGAGAATCGTGGTCTCACCCTCTACACTCGGATTGATAGCCATGATCACCTCCTGCACCTCATCCCGATTGACCCGTTGGACCAACTCTTTAATCTTGAGCTGTTCCGGGCCGACGCCCTCCATCGGCGAGAGGAGCCCTCCAAGGACGTGGTAGCGCCCTTTAAATTCGCGGGTGCGCTCGAGCGCGACGATATCTCGGGGCTCGGCTACCACACAGATCTGACCTATCTCCCGATTGGGGTTGGTACAGATAGTGCAGGGGTCCTCGGCGGAGAGCGTGAAGCAGACGCTACAGACCCCAATTTGCTCGGTGGCATCAATGAGCGATTGGGCCAACTGCAAGGTCTCGTGCTTAGGACGCTTGAGCAGGTAAAAGGCCAGACGCTGGGCCGTCTTTGGCCCAATTCCCGGCAGGCGTTGCAGTTGGTCGATGAGCCGAGCCAAAGGGCGCGTATACACCGCTTAGAAAAGCCCCGGAACGCTAATGCCGCCGGTCAGCTCGTTCATTTTGTTGCGCATCATATCCGTAGAACGGGTGTAGGCGTCCTTAAAAGCGGTCAAGATCAGGTCTTCCAGGACTTCGCGCTCTTCCTTGAGCGCTTCGGGATCAATGCTCAAGGACAGCGGTTCCTGATTGCCGGTCATGGTGATTTTGATAAGCCCACCGGCAGCCGAACCCTCGACCGTTGTTTCAGCCAGCTCATCTTGCAGGCGGGTGGCATTTTGCTGGACCTGTTTAGCCTTTTTGAGGGCTTCCTGCATCTGAGCGAATTGGCCAAATCCTTTTGCCATGATGTAACTCCCGAGTGTATAGATATCGTTGTTGACCCTCAGCCCAAGAGTGCCCAAACCGGAACCCGAAAGAGAGCGGGGACCCGTGGGTTCTGCCAGCGAAGCACTCATCATTTTAGCTGAACTCTCCCTCCAATGGAGCCTACTCCTCCGCGCTGGCGTGCTGGGCTACTCCAGAGCTGTAGCTCAGGTGGGTGAGCTGTCTAGCTTACCGAAGCGGCGATTTCGGCTCTGGTAGTGTTTGAGGGCTTGGTAAAAGCAGGCGCGGTCAAAGTCAGGCCAGAAGACTTGGGAGACGTAGAGTTCGGAGTAGGCTGACTGCCACAGCAGGAAGTTACTGAGCCGTGACTCCCCACTGCTGCGGATCAACAGGTCAGGGTCGGGGAGTAGACCGGTGTAGAGTTCGTGGGCGAAAGTTTCCTCGGTGATCTGCTCTACTCTTAACGCCCCTTGTTCTACCTGGCGGGCGAGAGCTTGGGTAGCCTGGAGGATCTCCCGGCGACCACCATAGTTCATCGCGACATTGAAGAGGATGGCTCGGTTGTGGGCAGTCGCCTGCACCGACTCCTCAATGAAGTCGCGCAGGGCTTTGGGCAGGGGCGCAAAGTCGCCCATAAAGCGTAGACAGACGCCCTCCTCGACCATAGCTCTCAGTTCGCGCTGGAGAACTTCATGGAACAGTCCCATCAAAAAATTGACCTCCTCCGCCGGACGGCCCCAGTTTTCTGTGGAGAAGGCAAAGACTGTGAGGATGGGCACTCCCCAGTCTTTGCAGCAGCGCACGAGGTCGTTGATGGCTTCTACACCCTGGCGATGCCCAAAAAAACGGGGTTTACCCCGCTCTTTGGCCCACCGACCATTGCCGTCCATAATTACGGCCACATGGGCAGGTAAGCGCCGGGGATCGAGGTCAGGGGGCAAAAGGGTCATCGGTTGGACAGCCATAGGATTATTGTAGGGTGCTGGGTAAAAAAAACTTTTTAAACCAAACCGGTAGGGAGAGGGGTTTAGGAATCACCGGGGGCGTGCTCCCCAAGCGGTTCTTGAGGTCGTCCAGGCAAAGGGGACGCTGGAGCTTGCCCCCTGCGGCATAGGAGATCGAGCCGGTTTCCTCCGAGACTACAATACAGTGGCTGTCGCTTTGTTCTGTGATCCCAATCGCTGCTCGATGGCGGGTACCCAACTGTTTGGAGGTGATTTGGTCGGTGATGGGTAAGATCACCCCCGCCGCCCAAAGGCGTCCCTCCCGGATCACCACCGCTCCATCGTGCAGTGGGCTTCTGGGCAAGAACAGCGTGATCAGTAGTTCGGAGGAGAGTTCCGCATCCAGGAGCACCCCTACATCTGAGAAGATCTGCTCATCCAGGGTCGTGCGCTCCAGAACGATCAAGGCTCCGATACGCTGTTGGGAAAGTTCTTGAACCGCCTCCAAAAGCGCCATCACCTGTTGGGCTTCACGGGTCAAGAGAGGCTGATTGGGCAGTAGATTGGTGATGAAATCTCCTCGGCCCAACTGTTCTAGAAATTTGCGCAACTCTGGCTGGAACAGCACCGGAATCGCGACAGCCACCCCAATCAAGACCTTGTCTAGGATTAAGTTGAGCAGCGTAAGTCGGGCCAGAGAACTTAAAAAGTAGGCTCCGACTAAAATGAGAAAGCCTCGAATCAGCCAGACAGCGCGGGTCCGGCGCACCAGTTGAAACAACCAATACAGCAGTAGCGCAACAATGGCCCAATCGATCAAGTCAATAGGGCCGATGGCCTTAAACCAGTTTTTAAGGATGGTCTCGTCCACGCTTTATGCCCAGCCTCTTTCCAGAGTAGTGACTTCTGCTCGTTCATGCCAGGGTTCTAACGCTCTTGAATCAGTCCGGGGGGGCGTTTGCTGACTTTTAGTACCTTGCGTAGCGCCCGTTGCGCCGCGTAGCGGTGCGCCGCAGTAGTCGGGTGAATTTCGTCGTAAAAAAGATACTGTTCGGGATTGCGGCAGGGGATCAACAGCAAAGTAAGACAAGGCTCAGTCACCTGGGTGAACCGATACTGGGCAGGGTTGCCAGCCATATCGTTGAGCAGAGTATACACATCCAGCAACGAGATATTAACGCCTGTACGCTGCTGTAGCTGGTCTAGCGCCACCTGTAAACGCGCATTGTGCTCCAGGATCAAGCCGTGAAAGACAGAGGCAACCGGCGTACCGACTATCCTGGGGATGAGGCCCAAGTCCGGCAGGTTGGCGACCAGGAAGTTTTTAGCCCCGGCTGCGATCAATTTGTTCGTAGCCTGGATCACGTTGGCGACAGGTACAGCAGGGTTGGTTTCCGTAAAACTGAGATAATCGTTGGCTCCAGCCAGCATGACGTAGAGCGCACCGGGGTCTGCCCTCCCGTCTGTCGCCACGTAGCGGTCAACCTGCTGCTGTAATCCCAGCAATCCGGGGAACTGCTGCGCGAGCGTGTTGGTTGTTCCGCTTGTAGCCCCGCTGAAGGCAAAATCATGGCGCAGGTCCAAAGACAGGCCCAAACCCAGGGCGAGGTCTTCAACCCAGAGCGGACCATCACAAAAACGCCCAGCCAGATAGGGCGGGCTGGGTGGCACTTGGGTATTGGTCGCACGGTAAACCTGACCGATATCGGAGAGGCTATCCCCAAAAACATACATCCCACTAAAAGGCTGAGCACGGACGCTGCGCCATCCCCCAAAGACCCCTACGATCAAGATGATCAAGGTGGGCAGTCTGGCGACATGAGCCGCTACGACCTTCACGCCACCCGCCCCCAACGGCAGACGACCGCTCCCCACGTCAGCCCCGCTCCAAAACCGGCTAGGACCATCAGTTCGCTGGGCTGTAGCAAACCCTGGGTAATCCACTCTTCCATGGTGATGGGGATCGAAGCCGCAGAAGTGTTGGCGTAGTGAGCAAGGGTGGAAGGAAAACACTCCCGAGGTACGCCCAGGCGTTCAGCCACCGCATCCAGGATACGCTGGTTAGCCTGGTGTAAAAAATAGTGGCGCACCGTATGAGGGTCGATGTCGGCACGGTGGAGGGCTTTTTCGATGACATCGGGGACCGCCGTTACCGCGAAGCGATAAACTTCCCGGCCATTCATGCTGATGGGTTGGTAGGCGTTCTGGCGGATGGTGAGGTCCTCTCGGATCTCGACTTCCGGGCCGCTGGCGGCAATATTGAGCATGCCCGCATTCCGCCCATCCGAACGCAGTTCCATCCCCAAGATCTGGTCTACTGGGCTTTGCTCCAGGACTACAGCCCCCGCCCCGTCCCCAAAGAGGACACAGGTGCTCCGGTCTCGCCAATCCATAAAGCGCGTCAAGCCGTCTGCCGCCACCACCAACGCCCGCCCGCAGGAGCCCGTGCGGATAAACTGAGCCGCTGTCGCCAGAGCAAAGACAAAACCAGTGCAGGCTGCGGTGAGGTCAAAGGCAAAAGCGCGGGTCGCACCCAAGCGGGTCGCCAACAGGCTGGCGGTGCCGAAGAGGTCCTCTGGCGTGCTTGTAGCAAGGATGACCATCTCCAGGTCTTCAGGGACGAGTCCCGCCTGAGCCAGAGCCTGTTGGCTCGCCCTCAGGGCCAGGTCCAGCACCGTCTCGTCGAGAGCCAAGACCCGACGTTCTTTAATGCCTGTGCGCGTGTAAATCCACTCATCGGAGGTATCGATTACTTGTGCAAACTGGTCATTGGTCAGGCAAAACTCTGGTACGGCCTTCCCCACCCCAGTCAGTTGGACTCCCTGTAAACCGCTGTTGCCGTACTTCATAGCGAAGGCAGCTTCTCCTGAATGCGATCTAAAACGCGATTATCGACCGCTTCTTTAGCCAGACGCAAAGCATTGGCAACCCCTACCGCCCGAGAACTGCCATGAGTGATAATGCAGACCCCATTGACCCCGAGCAGCAACCCTCCGCCGTACTCAGCATAGTCCATGCGTTGACGGACTTTTTGTAAATTATCCCTGAGCAGCATGGTCCCCAAGGTGCCAGCCAGTCCTTGGAGTAATTCTTCTTTGAGGATCTGCATGGCGACCAGACCGACACCTTCAGCAAACTTAAGTAGGATATTGCCGATAAACCCGTCTGTCACGACCACATCGAAACGGCCCTGGAGGACATCGCGCCCCTCACAGTTGCCTGCGAAAGGAATAGCGGGGTTTTCCTTGAGCAATTCATAGGTCTCTTGAGCCTGCTGCCCGCCTTTGCCCGCTTCTTCTCCGATATTCAACAAACCCACTCGGGGATTGGCAACGCCTAGGACATGACGGGCATAGAGATAGCCCATCAGCGCAAACTGCTCCAGGATCTTAGGCCGCACGTCTACATTGGCCCCAGCGTCCAGCAAAAGCACGGGCTTGCGCGGAACTACCGTAGGCAAGAGTGCCCCAACCGCAGGACGGAGGATTCCTGGCGAAGTCCGCAGACGCAACAGCGCTGCTGCCATCGCCGCCCCTGTATTGCCCGCTGTGACGGCTGCCTGAGCGTGGCCCTGCTTCACCTGCTCCATGATCAGATTGATAGAGGCGCGGCGTTTGGTGCGCAGGGCTTGGACCGGCTCCTCGCCCATCTCAATCACTTGGTCGGTGTCGATGAGTCCGATCCCGCGCACGGGCGCATTGTGCTTCTTGAGCAGGGTCTCTACGAGGTCCTGGCGACCTACTAGGAGGAGTTCGACTCCGTATTGCTGTTGGGCTTGGAGTGCCCCCAGGACAATCTCCTCCGGGGCGTAATCTCCACCCATGACATCAATGGCGATGCGCATCCGCCGCCTCCGGGGTCTCTATGCGCCTCGTCCGCTCCGTTGTCATCTCCTCCACCTGGTCCTTGATCTGTGCAGGGGTCATAGATCGCGCCATCGCGCTAGGAAGCCTCTTCTCCCTCTTCGGCAGTAGACCGTTCAGGATTGGCCTTGGGCGAGAGGACCAGATAGCGGTCAGGTTCTTTTCCCCGGCTGAAGGTGAACAAGTCCGTTTCAGCGCTCAGCATCAGATGTAGCTGTCTGCGCTCCGCTGAACGTAGGGGCTCAAAGACATATTCCTGACTGGTGCGCCGCACGGTCTCGACAGCCTGCTCAGCCAGAGCGAGCAGTTCTTTGTGACGTTGGGAGCGATAGCCCAAAAGCTCAATGGTGTAGGCGCGTTCCTGGCTGGCATCCAGGTTGAGATGGGTGTTGACCAAAAACTGGATCGAATCGAGGATGACCCCGTCTTTGCCCAGGAGATTTTGGCTGGCATCCGCGCCAAGGGGCTGAGCATCAATTTCCAACCAGTAGTGATTATCGGCGAGGGCCTGGGCCATAACATGGGTCTTGAGGCCCATCAGGTGAAGGAGTTTCTCTAGCCATTGCTGGCCCTCAAGCATGGTCGATGCGGTCATTTTTTTCTTTTCCGACGCTGTTTCTTTTCAAAGGGCATAGGAGCCCGAGATTGGTTGGCGAGTACCAATTCCTCTTGTAGCCGTTGAATCTCCTCAGGCAGAGGCTCACGGTACAGCAGGTAGGTCTGCGTCAACTGGAACATGTTAGAAACAATCATATAGATGAAGACCCCCGCTGGTAAGGGGAAGAACAGGAAACTTCCCACAACGATGACGGGAGTGAACCGACCAATCTGTTTTTGCTGGTCGGTCATCGCGGGATTATTGCGGGAGGAGACCTCTGTCGAGAGCCACAGCGTCCCGCCAAAGAGGAGAATCATCAGGGCAATATCCCAGTGGAAAGCCCCATCGGGACCGGTCAGTCCTGAGCGGCCCAACGCCTGGATAAACAGAAAACCGTCATTCGCTGCGATCCCCGGCACTTCTGCTGCCACCAGCGCCGTGCCTTCTTTTTTGGCCCGGAAGCTTTCGCCCACCAGTTCGACGTTTTCCCCCCCGCTCAAGACCTTCCAATAGATGGCGCGGCCTCCGGGTTGGTCGGTGAAGGGCTGCCCGTCTTCTTTGAGCACCTGAAACTGAAAACTCTGACCCACGGGCAGGTTTACTTCGCTGGGGCGCACCAGGACCGGGATATGGGTCTTGGCATCAAGATAGATGTTATGGACAGAGGTCTGGTTTTTCGTCTCAAGTTGCTGGGTAGCGGGGACGACATGGATGTTGAGCTGATACTTCTGGTCAGCAAAGGGCGTGCCCTGGAGGGTAGCAAATAGGGCGATGAAGACCGGCATCTGAGCGAGAAGCGGGAGGCAGCCCCCAAAGGGATTTACCCCCAATTCTTTGTAGAGCTCCATCTGTGCTTTTTGAAGCTCTTGGGGATCGTCAGCATGCTTCTTTTTGATCTCTTCGGTTTTTTTGGCAAGCAGGGGCTGGACCGCTTGCATCTTGCGCATACTGCGGATGCTCCTAGCCCCCAACGGATACAGGGCGAACCGCACCACAATCGTCAGTAGTGCGATGGACAGGCCGTAGCTGTGGAAGAACTGGAAAAAGAAATCCAGGATCGGCAGCATTATGTTTTTGGTGATAAACCCGGTACCGAAGTCCATCAGGCAACAACCTACGTGAGCAGTGCTTTGAATATTTTAACTTTTTGTTGCTGACTTCGCCTTACGGTCTACATACTGTGCTGTCCGTTCGCGGACGTATTGCGCCAATTCCCGGAAGCGTGGAACAGCGCGAAGCTCAAGTCTGGAGCCATCTTTGAGCGTGATGAGCAGGACGCCATAGCCCATGAAACTCCCGGCTAAAGTCGCAGGAACATCGCGCACCTCGGACACTTCACGGTAGATGATATCGGTGCGCTTGCGCCCCAACCACCCCCCCTCGACGGTGATGCGTCGGTTGGTGAAGCGGTAGCGGGTGAAAATATAGCGGACCAGCGACGCCACAAAGAAGGGTAGCCACACAATGGTCACTAATAGAAACGTGTTGCTGATGAGATCGCCCACATGGGAACGACCTTCAAAAATGACTTCTTCCTGAATAGCCACCCGCTACCTCCGCGCGTTCTAAAAGACTCCCAAGCTGCTGGTCGATCTCGCCGAGGGTTGCCCCGACTGCCGTCGATTGCAGAACTACCACTAGATTAAACCCTGGGCGCAAAGCGGGCCATCGCTCACGTAAAACTTCCCGCACCAACCGGCGCAGACGGTTACGGACGACGGCAATACCCACTTTACGGCTGGTCACGATCCCGACTTGAGTCTGTTCCGTCCGGTTAGGGAGGTAGTAAAGCGTCATCAGGGGGGAGCGGACCCTACGCCCTTTGCGGTAGATCTCTTCAAACTGGCGATGCTGGCGCAGCCGACACGGCTTGGGGAGCATGTCCTAGAGGGCGATCTTGTGCCGCCCGCGCTGACGGCGTGCTCGGAGGACACGGCGGCCCCCCGGCGTCTGCATCCGGGCGCGAAAACCGGAAACGCGCCTGCGTTTGCGGCTGGTACCTTCTAAAGTGCGTTTCACAAAAATAAATCCTTAATTGACCCAGTCTTGTAGTTTAATCTAAGCTAAGTACTTCAAGCAACGACCACCCCTCTCGACCTTCGCTGACTCGGGGGGATTGCCGCTATATGTACGAATTGGCTTCGTTGATTTCAGCAGGAATAGCGTCTTAACACCTGGACGCCCCAGAAATTGAAGGATACAATGAGCCAACATTGAACTGATATCGCTCGGTGCCGTTTGTGCCCCCTTGGGGAGGAGGACTGTCTTGACCGCCGTACTCATCGACCAGCTCTGGCAAGAAATCCTCCAGCATCTGCGTGTCCGCCTGAACCGTCCCTCCATGGAGGCCTGGATCAA encodes:
- a CDS encoding YbaB/EbfC family nucleoid-associated protein, whose amino-acid sequence is MAKGFGQFAQMQEALKKAKQVQQNATRLQDELAETTVEGSAAGGLIKITMTGNQEPLSLSIDPEALKEEREVLEDLILTAFKDAYTRSTDMMRNKMNELTGGISVPGLF
- the cdaA gene encoding diadenylate cyclase CdaA is translated as MDETILKNWFKAIGPIDLIDWAIVALLLYWLFQLVRRTRAVWLIRGFLILVGAYFLSSLARLTLLNLILDKVLIGVAVAIPVLFQPELRKFLEQLGRGDFITNLLPNQPLLTREAQQVMALLEAVQELSQQRIGALIVLERTTLDEQIFSDVGVLLDAELSSELLITLFLPRSPLHDGAVVIREGRLWAAGVILPITDQITSKQLGTRHRAAIGITEQSDSHCIVVSEETGSISYAAGGKLQRPLCLDDLKNRLGSTPPVIPKPLSLPVWFKKFFLPSTLQ
- a CDS encoding beta-ketoacyl-ACP synthase III; translation: MKYGNSGLQGVQLTGVGKAVPEFCLTNDQFAQVIDTSDEWIYTRTGIKERRVLALDETVLDLALRASQQALAQAGLVPEDLEMVILATSTPEDLFGTASLLATRLGATRAFAFDLTAACTGFVFALATAAQFIRTGSCGRALVVAADGLTRFMDWRDRSTCVLFGDGAGAVVLEQSPVDQILGMELRSDGRNAGMLNIAASGPEVEIREDLTIRQNAYQPISMNGREVYRFAVTAVPDVIEKALHRADIDPHTVRHYFLHQANQRILDAVAERLGVPRECFPSTLAHYANTSAASIPITMEEWITQGLLQPSELMVLAGFGAGLTWGAVVCRWGRVA
- the recR gene encoding recombination mediator RecR, giving the protein MYTRPLARLIDQLQRLPGIGPKTAQRLAFYLLKRPKHETLQLAQSLIDATEQIGVCSVCFTLSAEDPCTICTNPNREIGQICVVAEPRDIVALERTREFKGRYHVLGGLLSPMEGVGPEQLKIKELVQRVNRDEVQEVIMAINPSVEGETTILYVGKLLKPFTRVTRLASGLPMGGDLEYADEMTLARALEDRRDL
- a CDS encoding PsbP-related protein, which produces MDRFVWFGLGLMLTLAGCAPRSANLPAGFEQFTDSDGRFAILYPNNWTFQPGPDAGVKLSDPADSSYQVTVFSGKVPRENIKSVSQFPRKQFGEQIGKTLIPRSGADDVQLPKTVVEIRKESQRTDKQNRVYYAYEIVIATAGRANHTLVTAVIDKGSLYTAIVGCSDDTWAARKEKITAIANSFQVLPAP
- a CDS encoding TolC family protein, encoding MSIAQKTIPVLVLMGLLPPASPAQTAPTTPAQPVSTSADALSTPSTTLPPVDPTPPSRPQKSLEVGIQATRTLSLPEAIELALERSPTLQAARLQIEQSKAQLRVSEAALYPTFSLALPITFNQAANSKFSQAATGAGGGGIFSSVDTLTAQPNLSASWTVFSFGANEAQVTSSQESLRNQELNLQTQLQAVKLSVIERYYDLQQANSNVKIGESAVRNAQASLKDAQAQLRAGVGTQFDVLRSEVQVANAQQQLLGSQNQSVVAQRNLASLLNFLTPTDVKVEEVVQSGTWDLEADESIFRALNDRTELQQFEAQQRSSEAQADFNRRSQLPSVVLSASYFLFNDLNFRNVGFFDGYTFRAQLTWSIYDGGAAYARAEQAHRTSQIAQAQFQDTKNTIRLGVETSYFTLRTSQQQITTARKAQGQAEESLRLARLRFRAGVGTQTDVIAAETALTQAQVNLLQAIISYNRSLAELRRSLNLL
- a CDS encoding isoprenyl transferase, which encodes MAVQPMTLLPPDLDPRRLPAHVAVIMDGNGRWAKERGKPRFFGHRQGVEAINDLVRCCKDWGVPILTVFAFSTENWGRPAEEVNFLMGLFHEVLQRELRAMVEEGVCLRFMGDFAPLPKALRDFIEESVQATAHNRAILFNVAMNYGGRREILQATQALARQVEQGALRVEQITEETFAHELYTGLLPDPDLLIRSSGESRLSNFLLWQSAYSELYVSQVFWPDFDRACFYQALKHYQSRNRRFGKLDSSPT
- a CDS encoding SGNH/GDSL hydrolase family protein is translated as MGSGRLPLGAGGVKVVAAHVARLPTLIILIVGVFGGWRSVRAQPFSGMYVFGDSLSDIGQVYRATNTQVPPSPPYLAGRFCDGPLWVEDLALGLGLSLDLRHDFAFSGATSGTTNTLAQQFPGLLGLQQQVDRYVATDGRADPGALYVMLAGANDYLSFTETNPAVPVANVIQATNKLIAAGAKNFLVANLPDLGLIPRIVGTPVASVFHGLILEHNARLQVALDQLQQRTGVNISLLDVYTLLNDMAGNPAQYRFTQVTEPCLTLLLIPCRNPEQYLFYDEIHPTTAAHRYAAQRALRKVLKVSKRPPGLIQER
- a CDS encoding ABC transporter ATP-binding protein, which codes for MAQSNFERLSPFIWPQRYVLAGALTCTLGFVATMPLLAHLAERLSKFIGEGNFDAIRELTLITIVVFIVRGFFQYGQDTLMAKASLQAVTDLRNHVFAYVQTLDMAFFMRTRAGDLAYTLTADVDRLSDAVRKFFGDFIPCVLTILAVLGYLIYLNWALTLLTLTVAPLLALTLAQFGGKLRDLSRESQDLTSDLSATLTELFGGIRVIQGFAAETYEAQRFTHKSEANRKARLRSEQVKAVQFPVGGFLQALGVLLLVWVGGWQISTGRLDGPQFVGFLTGIALLIDPIVHITTCFNELKQAESSADRLFGLLAVRPMVQEVPNAPPLPAVKGHVCLDRVTFGYTDRPVLKDIHLEVQPGQVLALVGPSGGGKSSMVNLLNRFWDPQDGHLFIDGIDIRTVSLASLRRQVGIVPQETVLFSGTIAENIAYGRSDISLEAVEQAARIANAHDFITSFPLGYDTRVGERGATLSGGQRQRIAIARAVLLDPKILILDEATSALDAESEALVQAALDRLMRGRTVFVIAHRLSTIRDADRIVVIDQGQIVEQGSHSSLLKNNNLYAQLYARQMEPVASVE